Proteins from one Pithys albifrons albifrons isolate INPA30051 chromosome 2, PitAlb_v1, whole genome shotgun sequence genomic window:
- the ARV1 gene encoding protein ARV1 isoform X2, with translation MSHDLLTFNRILVHFLSLGKKSCQKPVDKYIEYDPVIILINAVLCKAQAYRHILFNTKINIHGKLCIFCLLCEAYIRWLQLQDSSQNTDPDDLIRYAKEWDFYRMFGIASLEQTSFFIGIFITLWWMTPEMLKRKSDFILLLKALLLSTYGKLLLIPAVIWEHDYTPLCLAFIKVFVLISNSQAIRVTLNLNRILPWFAIFFGLILENGVVCLFQKMGLDV, from the exons ATGAGCCATGATCTGTTAACCTTTAACAGGATACTGGTGCACTTCTTGAGTCTTGGAAAg AAATCCTGCCAGAAACCTGTGGACAAATACATTGAGTATGATCCCGTTATCATCCTGATTAATGCTGTTTTATGTAAAGCACAAGCATACAGGCACATTCTTTTCAATACAAAGATAAAT ATTCATGGGAAGCTCTGcatcttttgtttgctttgtgaaGCTTATATCAGGTGGCTGCAGCTACAGGATTCAAGCCAAAATACAGATCCTGATGACTTAATCAGATATGCAAAGGAATGGGATTTCTATAGAATGTTTGGCATAGCTTCTTTAG AACagacttcatttttcattgGCATTTTTATCACCTTATGGTGGATGACACCTGAGATGCTGAAAAGAAAGTCTGACTTCATTTTACTTCTCAAAGCACTGCTGTTGTCCACCTATGGAAAGCTTTTGCTAATTCCAGCTGTTATTTGGGAACACGACTACACGCCTTTGTGCCTTGCATTTATAAAAGTGTTTGTCTTGATATCAAACTCTCAGGCAATTAGAG ttACACTGAACTTGAACCGAATACTCCCTTGGTTTGCCATCTTCTTTGGATTAATTTTGGAAAATGGTGTGGTCTGCTTGTTCCAGAAAATGGGATTGGATGTTTGA